Proteins found in one Lentisphaera araneosa HTCC2155 genomic segment:
- a CDS encoding VWA domain-containing protein: protein MNKKNYSMYIVISIVISLVFHALLALIFSSQLTSVLNSFKSTTIKPLPKEQYKSPAPRVEKWEPKTKRDLDQELKNALRPSITPAKVKLEDLKINADIAPKVDSTSLAKLQMKMSAQIPGQSLSTQLPPQIYEIKPQLSDEHLSDANKSLIDKRVENTDDVGNQALSFKANDGQGISGSSIGGRSAPSITLPVTSIRPSIDLSPPSDPRGQNSLNLIKKPSLPQISVNESSQGQLDDVLKIIPSVYVDPRDQQGYFQVDITLDKNSKRLISQAKEIMFILDTSTSIRYEQFNNFTYAIKKGIKNLSPQDRFNIVTFNIKDRRCFPSYAPANDENIAMALKFLDNTKRGGKTDVYKSLRPYIAQRSQSQYPRIIYLASDGNTTTRGGVEGVEIISKITQDNQARTSIFAISNGDDTSPFLLDLLTLRNRGYSILQEEPEGSGLMFENFIKTYSDTVVSKLNYRFSSQIDHDEIFPRELPHLYRGGTLSIYGQFKSGQQSTLVQVKGVGAKGPEEITFKIDFKTSAKGKATLAQNWAHHKILYLLGELTDNPNDKKIKTQLRNLVNKYKIPIPYEIE from the coding sequence ATGAATAAAAAAAATTACAGCATGTACATCGTTATTTCGATTGTTATTTCCCTAGTATTCCACGCCCTCCTAGCTCTAATATTCTCCTCTCAGCTTACAAGCGTACTCAACTCTTTTAAAAGCACCACCATTAAGCCTCTCCCAAAAGAACAATATAAAAGCCCTGCTCCGCGCGTCGAAAAGTGGGAACCAAAAACTAAACGTGACCTCGACCAAGAGCTCAAAAATGCATTGCGCCCTTCTATCACTCCCGCCAAGGTCAAACTCGAAGATTTAAAAATCAATGCGGACATCGCACCTAAAGTCGACTCTACCTCTCTCGCCAAGTTGCAGATGAAGATGAGTGCTCAAATTCCAGGGCAATCCCTTTCCACCCAACTTCCTCCTCAGATTTACGAGATTAAACCACAGTTATCTGACGAACACCTTTCTGACGCTAACAAAAGCTTGATCGATAAGCGAGTAGAGAACACTGATGACGTGGGCAATCAAGCCCTCTCTTTCAAAGCCAATGATGGGCAGGGTATATCAGGCTCATCTATCGGTGGCAGATCCGCACCATCGATCACACTCCCCGTAACCAGCATACGACCTTCAATTGACCTAAGCCCTCCGAGTGATCCGCGTGGCCAAAACTCCCTAAATCTCATCAAAAAACCCTCACTCCCTCAAATATCAGTGAATGAATCTAGCCAAGGTCAACTCGATGACGTTTTAAAAATTATCCCCTCAGTCTACGTAGACCCTAGAGATCAGCAAGGTTATTTCCAAGTGGATATCACCTTAGATAAAAACTCAAAACGTCTCATCTCACAAGCCAAAGAAATTATGTTTATTTTGGATACATCCACAAGTATTCGTTACGAACAGTTTAATAACTTCACCTACGCCATCAAAAAAGGCATTAAAAACCTTTCTCCCCAAGACCGTTTTAACATCGTGACCTTCAATATTAAAGATCGTCGCTGCTTCCCTAGTTACGCACCTGCAAATGACGAAAACATCGCCATGGCACTCAAATTTTTAGACAACACTAAACGCGGTGGTAAAACTGACGTTTACAAAAGCCTTCGTCCTTACATAGCTCAGAGAAGCCAAAGCCAATACCCCAGAATCATCTATCTCGCAAGTGATGGCAACACCACCACGAGAGGCGGAGTCGAAGGCGTCGAAATCATCAGTAAAATCACCCAAGACAACCAAGCGAGAACATCTATCTTTGCCATAAGCAATGGAGATGATACTTCTCCCTTCCTACTCGACCTTTTAACCCTACGTAATCGCGGGTACAGTATTCTGCAAGAAGAACCCGAGGGCTCAGGCCTGATGTTTGAAAATTTTATAAAAACCTACTCTGACACAGTAGTCAGCAAACTTAACTATCGTTTTTCTTCACAAATTGATCACGATGAAATCTTCCCTCGCGAACTCCCTCACCTCTACCGTGGTGGAACACTCTCAATTTATGGACAATTTAAAAGCGGACAACAATCCACGCTTGTTCAAGTAAAAGGCGTCGGCGCAAAAGGGCCTGAGGAGATTACCTTTAAAATTGATTTTAAAACATCGGCAAAAGGCAAAGCTACTTTAGCACAAAATTGGGCTCACCATAAAATCTTATATTTACTCGGCGAACTCACTGATAACCCAAATGATAAAAAGATTAAAACTCAACTACGTAATCTCGTTAATAAGTATAAGATCCCCATCCCCTACGAGATCGAATAG